TCCCTGCATTGAATATTCCAAACTGAATGATAACAAGTATAGAAATATCCAAAAACTTAGGATGACAAATACATCACAGCCAAATACAGTATATACACATGCAGATCCAGATTAACCGAAATGTTCCTTCTTttagaatgttttaagtctaaATGATATTCCGTTCTGCTTACGCAAACGTAacttaaatgtcaagtccactccaggaaaatgttgacttgaataaatagagaaatcaaactagcatagtgctgaaaatttcatcaaaatcggatgtaaaataagaaagttacgacattttaaagtttcgcttatttttcacaaaacagtgataagcacaactaggtgagtcagtcgatgatgtccatcaatcactatttcctttggtttttattgtttgaattataccacatatttcattttttatagatttgaaaataaggaccaacctgactaaaccatatagtattaaacatgctagttccacatgttcagggaggaattattcgttgtatcacttgacaatgaggagaaaattagaatatttcatatttcatttaataaaatacaaaagaaatagtgagtggatgacgtcatagtctcctcatttgcataccagccaggatgtgcatataactgttttgtgaaattaagcgaaactttaaaatatcataactttcttattttacatccgattttgatgaaattttcagtgttatgcttgttggatttttctctttttattcaaatcaactttttgttggggtggacttgttctttaaggGGTAATGGTTGATCAGTTTCGTTTCCTCATTGAAGTATTACAGCGTTTTGGGAAGCATTCTCATTTAGCGTAAAATCCCTTAATCACAATCATAAAACCGAAACTAATTCcctttaattttctcctcattctcCGATGTAAAGGCTTTTGGGACCACGTTCGTCATCATCTACTCGGCCAATTTcgcattgtgacgtcatcaagcaTGTTGTGTACATCAAGACACATAAGACTGGTTCCACCACGCTAGAAACTTTATTCAACCGGTTTGGATTCTATCATAATTCATCATTTATCTTCAATAAACATGGAGCTCTTGGCCATTTCGAGTACGtttgcataattatgaaaagtttgtttatttttcgGATTTTCCCCAGAATTCTTGTTCACTCTCTCACTTTTTTTGGCCAAGTATAGCCGGCATCTGTATgactggtatttttttttctctttttttttcgcttTCCACCTTGGCTGCCTGCGACCCTCAACAATTTtgcaaaagaaattgaaatatatccATGAGCACAATTTTTTGTGATCAGAAAGCAAAATCAAAGAGTTAAGGAGGAGAGGAATCGTGGGAAAATTTTTCCAGTCCTTTTctgattttacattttcatcagGAAACTGATATTGAATAAATCAATCCTACGCATATTATGGTCCCTATCTATCAATGATTGCCTAACTGCAAGACTGCATTCATTATGCATTACTTTGGAATaagtcgattttttttctagtgCACATTCTTCAGTAATATGGATCTTACCTGAAGAGATTTAATAATTTAACCAATATTAtaccatgtctagagtgaagactagatgcCAAAATCTGTGTCAGCCAGCCACACttcatagtgaatctagtctcactaattcagactctgcattatgtaCTATTCGAATTGCGATCACCAAGGGTCTGTGCAGAGATAGGCCTACCAACCATATTAATCTGTTTTTGTCCTTTTAACTACACTCCTCCACGTATAGATTAtttacaattatgaataataatgttCGTCAGAATACATAAAAGTTATTAATGGGAAATTCTTAACTGCATTGATTTGATCCTACAGATCAATGGACCTACGgaaagatgacgtcatcaatcatTTGCTACCACCCTTGGGTGTTGAAGAAGGAGATTACGATATGTATAGGAATTACGACACAAGTACGATTCACGTGCGATTTTACCGCGATGTCTTAGATCGGTTTATGGCCAATGATACGCGTTATGTTTCTAGTGTTCGCAAACCTGCCGACCAATGGGAGTCTGCTTTTAACCAATTTGGGTTTAGAAACGTCATTGCAAAGCTGGCCGATGCTAATAACCACACGATCATTGTTAATGGCTCACTCAAATTAccctttgataaaaataattccacGCTCGATGCAATAAACGAATTCCTTCGACAGCCAGAAAAATACATTGATGCGCTGAAAAAGTGGGGGAATGTTATTTGGCATTTCTCGCACAACGACCAAACCTTTGATCTTTGTACTGATCTCGAATCGACGCAGCTTGACAACGAAACGCTTGTTAACCGGACACTCGATCGACTAGTCGACGAACTGGACTTCGTTATCGTAAACGAATACTTCGATGAATCTTTGCTGGTGATGAAGAAAGCATTTTGCTGGGATTTTACCGATATCCTGTACGTTCCACAGAATAAGCGAGTAGTAAAAGACTTGTTGCCGGAGGCCACCCGGGCTAAAATCCGCGCGTTTAACCGAGCAGATACACTCCTTCATCAGCGTTTCAATGAATCTCTGTGGAAAAAGATTGAGGCTTACGGACCGGATTTCAAGAAAGACATGGACCATTTCAGGCAAATGTTGGTTGATGTCAAATCAGAGTGTTCGGACGAAGGAGAAACCATCCATAAGGgtcatttttataaaatactAAATATTAGACCAAAGGCGAATTCGACCTTGTTTTGTCACTTGTTGGCAGAAAACATTGGTGGCTCATTCAACAGAGTCTATCAGAGACAGAAGAACCAGAATCTTAAGCAGAGTATAGGATAGAGCATGGGCGTTAATCGATGGGTGGagagggtttatttccaattcgtccaatgccaattcgtccaattgccaactcgtctactatcatttggtctacaatcagttcgtccactatccacatggtataattgccaattcgtccactcaccataacgtctaataaccagttggtcccatagccatttagtccatataccaattggtctaattggactaagtgttaattgtgcaaaattaatgaaaatggaatgtacattaaaccaactggttatgagacgaaatggtcatagaaaAAATGGTGATTAAACGAattgatgattggaccaaatggttattggacaaatggttgttagacgaaatgttgatggacggaacggcattagactaaatgaaagtagaccatgtggtggaTGAGTTGGACTCAagttgacgaattggcaatttacgggtggagagggggggggggggtaggggccGGATAGTTCCCTCATGAATTTTTAGGAGGAGGACATCCTATGAATGTGCCGTACCTCAATTGTATCCTcttaatcataatgataacaatactaatatgcaacatttaccTAGCGCTAATTAGTATAAACGTTGTTTAcaattaccccggctttagcacaaCCGGGGTGAGCCACTGCAATGAGCTCTTAATGAGCCACTGCAAACAGTCAATAAGGTGCCTTTCCAGATCAGTATATCAAAACTTTCATCTCGGATCTTGTTCACGATTATAAAACTGCTCAGAATACtcaatttttaggtctaaaaacatgaaataaaacataatagcaggggccgcggaagcggggggctggggggcttcagcccccccccccacttttttccaaaaccgtgtacaaaaacgtaaaaatgaccataggattgtgattttttgcatggtgcagcccccccccccccactttgaaaaccgttccgcggcccctgaatagAGCTAGCACTTCTATAGCTCGCATTAGGAGTTATCTAATCTCGTTTGTAAGATTGAACTTCAGTCTTTAGTCAGGACAatcaacaataaaaatcaagtttttgcaGGCGATCGGGGAAAATTTGGATGAATTATTGGCCCGCCCCACCCCTTTTTCCACCCCTGTCATGTCCATTGAAtttacactttttattttttttgtctcttcaATGAATATCCGTCCCATAACACAACGGAAAACGTCAATATCCAGAatgcatattttgttttaaaaattctgATTATTAGGAATATTCGTACATCCATCATTGTCGAGTGTGCTCACCTTTGTGTACAAAACTTGAGAAcattaaatatttcatgtaggaaaaaaattatgacaatgatggatttcggATGTgtttaaatgtcaagtccatcccagaaaaaagtttatttgaatgaatagagagatatcaaactagcataaacgctgaaaatttcatcaaaattggatgtaaaaaaagaaagttatgacattttgaagttttgcttatttttcacaaaacagtgtatgcacaaatcagtgacatgcaaatgagacagacgatgatgtccttcactatttcttttgttttttattgtttgaatttacaatatttcagatttgacaataaggtccaacttgactgaaccatatagtatcaaacaatgctaattccacatgttcagtgaggattcacttgacaatgaggagaaaattataatattttttatttcatgtaataaaatacaaaagaaatagtgaattaattacgtcatcagtctcctcttTGCATATATCAACcactgtgcatataactgttttgtgaaattaagcgaaactttaaaatgtcataactttcttattttacatccgattttgatgaaaatttcagagtaatgcttgttggatttttctctttctattcgaAT
This region of Lytechinus pictus isolate F3 Inbred chromosome 16, Lp3.0, whole genome shotgun sequence genomic DNA includes:
- the LOC129279259 gene encoding galactosylceramide sulfotransferase-like, with product MIISILVIISVDQTHRIGFGDYHPARGYNFSTIRRRLLGPRSSSSTRPISHCDVIKHVVYIKTHKTGSTTLETLFNRFGFYHNSSFIFNKHGALGHFESMDLRKDDVINHLLPPLGVEEGDYDMYRNYDTSTIHVRFYRDVLDRFMANDTRYVSSVRKPADQWESAFNQFGFRNVIAKLADANNHTIIVNGSLKLPFDKNNSTLDAINEFLRQPEKYIDALKKWGNVIWHFSHNDQTFDLCTDLESTQLDNETLVNRTLDRLVDELDFVIVNEYFDESLLVMKKAFCWDFTDILYVPQNKRVVKDLLPEATRAKIRAFNRADTLLHQRFNESLWKKIEAYGPDFKKDMDHFRQMLVDVKSECSDEGETIHKGHFYKILNIRPKANSTLFCHLLAENIGGSFNRVYQRQKNQNLKQSIG